The Paraburkholderia largidicola DNA segment CCCACGGGCAGAAATTCCGTCGTCACGAACGCGAATGCGCCGACTGTCACCGACGCTACCGCGAGCCATGCGCGCAACGGCGAAGACGTGCCGTCGGCGACGTCTGGCGTGTTGCTCGAAGCGTTGTTTTCGAAGTTCATGTCTTTATCGCTGATCGATGAATGGGTGCGTGGCGTGCGGCGTCGCACGCTGCACCATTGAGGTGAGTGGGCAACGACATGCGTCGCCGCCATTTGCGCGCCACCATATCACCGCTTCTGAAAACAGGCAGACGGATTGCAAATCCCGCGTTGGGCGCGTGGTTTCAGGCGTTGACACGCCTTGTCCCGGTGCATGTGGGAGATTGTGCCGTCGAAGAGTTAGCGCAGGCTTAGCTGGCCACCGTCCACGCGCCGATAACAAAAACAGATTGAATCGCGCCAAATTGGCAATCGTGTCAGTCCCTTACGTTGGCTATCCTGAGCGTGCGACTGGTTGCTTGTTCTGCTAACGGCGCATCGCGCGAGCGCCGCATTCCGATGACAACAGGAGACAGAGATGCGTGTGATCTGCAACGCAGGATCGCTTGCGTGCGCCTTGCCGACAGGGGCGGGCGCAGGGCGTGTGACAGAACGTGTGCAACATGACTTCATGCGCCGCCTGCTGGCCGCGTTCACCTTGCTCGTCTCGCTGCTGGCGGCGTTGGCCTGGCCGTCCGGCGCGCATGCCGCAGCGGGCCTCGCCAATCTGCCCGCCGTGATGCCCGCGATGAACTGCGCAGCCGTCGCGGGACTCGACCTGAGCGGCGTGACGGACGGCACGGTCACGATCACCTCGGCCGTCGTGCTGCCGGCGGGAACGGCTGTCGGGCAGCGTACGCTGCCCGCGCCCGTGTGCGACGTGAAGGGCACGATCGGACCGGGTGCGTCGTTATTCGAACTGCAACTGCCGACGCAGGGCTGGACCCAGCGCTATCTGCAAACGGGCTGCGGCGGCCTGTGCGGCAACCTGTCAGTCAACGCACCGATGGCATCGACCTGCGTGCCCGTCACCAACGGACAGATCGCGATGGCCGCCACCGACATGGGCCACGAAGGCGGCAACGACGGTTCATGGGCGCTCGACCCGAAGGCGAAGCTCGACTTCGCGTATCGCGCGGAGCACGCGACGGCGCAAGTGGCGAAGGCGATCATCAACAAGTTCTACGCGCGGCCCGCGAAATACGCGTACTTCGACGGTTGCTCCGATGGCGGGCGCGAAGCGCTGATGGAAGCGCAGCGCTATCCCGACGATTTCGACGGTATTGCAGCAGGCGCGCCCGCCAACGACCTGATCGTGCAGAACACCTTCCATCACGGCTGGGCGGCCGCCGCGAACATCGATCCGAAGACGGGCAAATACATTCTGCTCGCGGACAAGTTGCCGCTCGTCCATGCCGCTGTATTGAAGGCGTGCGACGGCATCGACGGTGTGACGGATGGCGTGGTCGACCGTCCGCAGGCGTGTCGTTTCGATCCCGCGACGCTGGTGTGCGCGAAAGGGCAGGCGGCGTCGACGTGTCTGTCCGAGGCCGAAGCGACCGTGGTGCGCAAGATTCATGACGGCGCAACCGACGCCAGCGGCGCGCGTCTGGAGCCGTTCGTCTCGCGCGAATGGGGTTCGGAGTTGAACTGGAGTCTGTTCGTGCCGACGACAGATGCCGGGCCGAGCGGCAGCATCAACTTCGTGATGCCGTTCCTGCGCTATCTCGACTACTTCAATGGATCGAATGCGTCGGCGGCGTTCAGCGACCTGAAATTCACGATCGATGCGTTCCTGAAGACCGTGCCGACCTCGAAGTATCTCGCGGCGACCGACCCTGACCTGCATCCGTTCGAACGTCGCGGCGGCAAGCTGATGTTGTGGCATGGCCTCGAAGATCAGCACATCTCGCCGCGCTCGACCATCGAGTACTACACCGCGATGAAGAGCGTGATGGGCAGCGAGCGTGTCGACACCTTCGCGAAGCTCTATCTGTTCCCTGGCGTCGCGCATTGCGGCGGCGGAGATGGTCCGAATACGTTCGATATCCTCACGCCGCTGATGTCATGGACGGAGACGGGCGCGAAGCCGGGCAAGATCGTCGCGTCGATCGTCGATTCGACGGGGCAAACCACGCGCACACGCCCGGTATTCCCGTATCCGGCCGTGGCGCGCTACACCGGCTCGGGCAGCACCGACGACGCGTCGAACTTCGTGTCGGCGGAAGGCGACACGCATGTCGATCTGAACTGGATGGGAGAGTGGCTCTACTCGCCGGGTTATGAGGCGTGGTGCCAGGCGCAGGGCTCGCAGCTGAACTGCACGGGCGGCAACAACTGGAGCAGCTATCGGAAGACGTCCCACGGGTTCTAGGCGATGATCGCGCGCCGTCTTTTCATGACGGGCGGCGCGCGCTCAATGCGCCCTCAGGTGGTCGCAACGAGAAACGCTTCACCCGTCGACGGCTTCAGACCATCGGACCGGCCAGCGAAGTAGCGCTCGATCAGATCGGCCGTCGACACATGTTTGACGCCCTTGAAACCCGCTTCACGCGCGAGCGTGAGCATTTCGACCGGTTTGAAGAAACTGACGAACGGCGTGCCCGCTGCCCGCGCGCGCTCGTAGACGAACTCATGCTGCGCGCGCTCGGCGGGATCGATCAGATCGAGCGGCAGCAGGAAGGTCATCGCCAGCGTCGAGCCCGGCGCGAGTTTCGCGATCTGACGCAGCGTCGCCAGATTCGCCTCGCGCGTCAGGTACATCGAGACACCCGTCGATGCGATCACGGCGGGCGCACTCGCATCGAAACCTGCGTCCGCGATCTGTTCCCACCACGACTGACCCGCCTCGAAGTCGACGGGGACGAGCCGCAGCCAGTCGGGAATGCGATAATCCAGTTCGAGCAGGCGCTCACGTTTCCATGACACAGCGCCCGGCCGATCCACTTCGAAGACTCGCAGCCGCGACGCGATGCGCGGCTTGCGCTGCGCAAACGTATCGAGACCCGCGCCGAGAATGACGTACTGACCGACGCCACGATCCGCCTGCTCCGCAACCAGGTCTTCGATAAAACGCGCGCGGCCCACGATCGACGCGCGATAGCCGCGCGTTCCCTGCGCGTCCATGTCGGGACGTTCACGCCAGCTTTTGTCGGGCGCCGCGAGCCGCAGTCCGACTTCGTCGTCGAGCACGTGCGGCGGCGCATCGACCTGAACGTGCATCGCGCGCCACAGCGCGACGCGCACGGCAGTGGTGTCCGCCGCGACAGTTTGTTTTTCTTCCATGATGCCTCCCTCGGAAATCGAACGCCGACGGCCAGA contains these protein-coding regions:
- a CDS encoding tannase/feruloyl esterase family alpha/beta hydrolase, with amino-acid sequence MRVICNAGSLACALPTGAGAGRVTERVQHDFMRRLLAAFTLLVSLLAALAWPSGAHAAAGLANLPAVMPAMNCAAVAGLDLSGVTDGTVTITSAVVLPAGTAVGQRTLPAPVCDVKGTIGPGASLFELQLPTQGWTQRYLQTGCGGLCGNLSVNAPMASTCVPVTNGQIAMAATDMGHEGGNDGSWALDPKAKLDFAYRAEHATAQVAKAIINKFYARPAKYAYFDGCSDGGREALMEAQRYPDDFDGIAAGAPANDLIVQNTFHHGWAAAANIDPKTGKYILLADKLPLVHAAVLKACDGIDGVTDGVVDRPQACRFDPATLVCAKGQAASTCLSEAEATVVRKIHDGATDASGARLEPFVSREWGSELNWSLFVPTTDAGPSGSINFVMPFLRYLDYFNGSNASAAFSDLKFTIDAFLKTVPTSKYLAATDPDLHPFERRGGKLMLWHGLEDQHISPRSTIEYYTAMKSVMGSERVDTFAKLYLFPGVAHCGGGDGPNTFDILTPLMSWTETGAKPGKIVASIVDSTGQTTRTRPVFPYPAVARYTGSGSTDDASNFVSAEGDTHVDLNWMGEWLYSPGYEAWCQAQGSQLNCTGGNNWSSYRKTSHGF
- a CDS encoding class I SAM-dependent methyltransferase → MEEKQTVAADTTAVRVALWRAMHVQVDAPPHVLDDEVGLRLAAPDKSWRERPDMDAQGTRGYRASIVGRARFIEDLVAEQADRGVGQYVILGAGLDTFAQRKPRIASRLRVFEVDRPGAVSWKRERLLELDYRIPDWLRLVPVDFEAGQSWWEQIADAGFDASAPAVIASTGVSMYLTREANLATLRQIAKLAPGSTLAMTFLLPLDLIDPAERAQHEFVYERARAAGTPFVSFFKPVEMLTLAREAGFKGVKHVSTADLIERYFAGRSDGLKPSTGEAFLVATT